One genomic window of Corynebacterium diphtheriae includes the following:
- the trpC gene encoding indole-3-glycerol phosphate synthase TrpC: MVTVFDEIIAGVVEDVAAREAQVSFQDIKAQSRLCAPPRDACGALLASGCGIIAEIKRAAPGQGLLAEIPSPVDLALELESGGAALIACHTERRRFHGSLTEMAKIRRHVSVPVMCRDFIVDPYQIHEARCYGADMVPLRVAALAQSRLVALIDRVESLGMAALVEVRDTAEASRALDAGARIIGVNARDFSTMTLNRAAFCEIAPGLPSDVVRVALSGVRNAKELLDYASAGADAVVIGQSIVTAQSPRGATRALVAAGQHPSCPSR, translated from the coding sequence ATGGTTACAGTCTTCGATGAGATCATCGCTGGTGTTGTGGAAGACGTTGCCGCGCGCGAAGCGCAGGTTTCATTCCAGGACATCAAAGCGCAGTCTCGTCTGTGCGCGCCACCTAGGGATGCTTGTGGGGCATTGTTAGCAAGTGGCTGTGGAATCATCGCGGAGATCAAAAGGGCAGCACCTGGCCAAGGTTTGCTTGCGGAGATTCCTTCGCCGGTAGATCTGGCTCTTGAGCTCGAGTCCGGCGGTGCGGCGTTGATTGCTTGTCACACAGAGCGCCGGCGGTTTCATGGGTCTTTGACGGAGATGGCGAAGATTCGTCGTCACGTGTCCGTTCCAGTTATGTGTCGCGATTTTATTGTTGATCCCTATCAGATTCATGAAGCTCGCTGCTATGGAGCTGATATGGTGCCGCTTCGGGTAGCTGCGCTTGCGCAGTCACGACTTGTTGCATTGATTGATCGGGTGGAGTCCCTGGGGATGGCTGCGCTTGTCGAGGTACGTGATACTGCGGAGGCATCTCGTGCCTTAGATGCTGGTGCTCGAATTATCGGTGTTAATGCGAGAGATTTTTCTACGATGACCCTTAACCGAGCGGCTTTTTGTGAGATCGCTCCAGGACTTCCTAGCGACGTGGTCCGAGTGGCGCTTTCAGGGGTTCGTAATGCTAAAGAGCTTTTAGACTACGCCTCGGCTGGGGCAGACGCCGTGGTGATTGGTCAAAGCATCGTGACGGCGCAATCGCCTCGAGGGGCGACGCGTGCCTTGGTTGCTGCAGGCCAGCATCCCTCGTGTCCCTCACGTTAG